A single genomic interval of Lathyrus oleraceus cultivar Zhongwan6 chromosome 7, CAAS_Psat_ZW6_1.0, whole genome shotgun sequence harbors:
- the LOC127102098 gene encoding auxin-responsive protein SAUR32-like → MGFVRKCKRVWGRKNRLHPEHSYKRQKDNTKKPPNGCVCVYVGAERKRFIIKIKIFNHPLFKSLLEDVENEYGYRNDGPLWLHCDVEFFCEALVEIESSVDDMGFVGCNFPMSHKLSPVYSYQVLA, encoded by the coding sequence ATGGGTTTTGTGAGGAAGTGTAAGAGGGTATGGGGAAGAAAAAACAGATTGCATCCAGAACACAGTTACAAAAGGCAAAAAGATAATACTAAGAAACCACCAAATGGTTGTGTTTGTGTCTACGTTGGAGCTGAGAGAAAGAGATTTATAATCAAGATCAAAATATTTAATCATCCTTTGTTCAAGTCACTTTTGGAAGATGTTGAGAATGAATATGGTTATAGAAATGATGGTCCTCTATGGCTTCATTGCGATGTTGAGTTTTTCTGTGAAGCACTTGTGGAGATAGAGAGTTCTGTGGATGATATGGGATTTGTTGGTTGCAATTTTCCAATGAGTCACAAACTTAGTCCAGTTTATAGTTATCAGGTTTTGGCATGA